A genomic segment from Aspergillus puulaauensis MK2 DNA, chromosome 1, nearly complete sequence encodes:
- a CDS encoding uncharacterized protein (COG:S;~EggNog:ENOG410PHP9;~InterPro:IPR026749;~TransMembrane:7 (o68-87i108-125o211-232i341-362o382-405i417-443o463-482i)), translating to MAPALQPDPGVHPVVRNALRVSLSAKEYKALHDYAQRSRSLQNKLPTPARFEAITRSKNKYNETAVRASLRVFLASGALMKLVDFVIGRIQKNSAQEKPRISLLRSPNFRLSLAMSLMVLLHRLLHRFFLKLRINLRTDDAQPFRERNPRISKALTSRYAPAVGASLAGLSLGICTQNQLRMTVAIYAATRGLEAVYNVLDEKGWFENRPWWFGSWLLMPASLAQLFHAFVFDREATPKWFGNAIMRYSPSYIHDRPDTLPAQFPWPEKDEIVDSIASIANLRWPAFVSPILRPAVPNVLPSGLKSISPITGPAHPSIPNLSCALLHPGSPSCGTALAHHLLLSASALARLFAMVALARSALNLKAWLTQPISTVNGLSKQVITQTAVLSTAIGSAWGSLCMWNATLPRTVLPTQRFYLSGALAGVPFAFLGNNSRSVFLYFFRAAVDSAWKAGVKRGLWKGWRGGDAWLFVVAWAVLGSALEGRPGTVQGRGVRKLLAWMKGEGFTDPIEKRRRRA from the exons ATGGCTCCCGCTCTACAACCCGATCCTGGGGTGCACCCAGTTGTTCGCAACGCCCTGCGCGTCTCCCTGAGCGCCAAAGAATACAAGGCCCTGCACGACTACGCCCAGCGTTCTCGCTCCTTGCAAAACAAACTACCAACCCCAGCAAGATTCGAAGCCATTACTCGGTCTAAGAATAAATACAATGAAACGGCGGTACGTGCGTCGCTGCGCGTCTTTCTGGCCTCGGGGGCCTTGATGAAGCTCGTCGACTTCGTTATCGGTCGCATACAAAAGAACTCGGCTCA GGAAAAACCCCGGATCTCGCTCCTTCGATCCCCAAATTTCCGCCTTTCCCTTGCGATGTCCCTGATGGTTTTGCTGCACCGGCTCCTACATCGCTTCTTTCTTAAGTTGCGCATAAATTTACGTACCGATGACGCACAGCCGTTTCGCGAGCGCAATCCGCGCATCTCGAAGGCGCTCACATCGCGATATGCGCCTGCGGTCGGTGCCAGTCTGGCGGGTCTTTCGCTGGGAATTTGTACGCAAAACCAGCTCCGAATGACGGTGGCGATTTATGCGGCTACACGGGGATTGGAGGCGGTCTATAATGTCCTGGATGAGAAAGGGTGGTTTGAGAACCGGCCGTGGTGGTTTGGGAGTTGGTTGCTGATGCCAGCGTCGCTTGCACAGCTATTCCACGCCTTTGTATTTGATCGGGAGGCTACACCTAAG TGGTTTGGAAATGCGATTATGAGGTACTCACCGAGTTATATTCACGACCGACCGGATACTTTGCCAGCGCAGTTTCCCTGGCCagagaaggatgagattGTAGATTCGATCGCGTCAATTGCTAATCTCCGCTGGCC GGCATTCGTCTCGCCTATACTTCGTCCTGCGGTTCCCAATGTGTTGCCATCGGGACTCAAGTCTATCTCGCCGATTACCGGGCCAGCGCATCCATCAATCCCTAACCTGTCATGTGCTTTGCTCCATCCTGGTAGTCCTAGCTGCGGCACAGCTCTCGCGCATCACCTGCTGCTCTCTGCATCTGCTCTAGCGCGACTTTTCGCGATGGTAGCACTTGCGCGGTCGGCGCTGAATTTGAAAGCGTGGCTAACTCAGCCGATATCGACGGTTAACGGTTTGTCAAAACAAGTCATCACACAGACGGCAGTGCTTTCAACGGCAATCGGTTCGGCGTGGGGCAGTCTGTGCATGTGGAACGCGACGTTGCCACGGACAGTATTGCCGACGCAGCGATTTTACCTCAGCGGCGCACTTGCCGGGGTGCCGTTCGCTTTCCTGGGAAATAACAGCCGCAGCGTGTTTTTGTACTTTTTCCGAGCAGCAGTGGACTCGGCGTGGAAGGCGGGGGTGAAGCGGGGATTGTGGAAGGGGTGGAGGGGCGGCGATGCCTGGCTGTTTGTGGTGGCCTGGGCGGTTCTGGGGAGCGCGCTGGAGGGCCGCCCGGGCACGGTGCAGGGACGAGGCGTGAGGAAGCTTCTTGCGTGGATGAAGGGCGAGGGCTTCACGGACCCCATTGAGAAGCGGAGGCGCAGAGCGTGA
- the tor gene encoding putative TOR pathway phosphatidylinositol 3-kinase TorA (COG:L;~EggNog:ENOG410PGA0;~InterPro:IPR016024,IPR011989,IPR036738,IPR003152, IPR003151,IPR036940,IPR018936,IPR009076,IPR024585, IPR011009,IPR026683,IPR014009,IPR000403;~PFAM:PF11865,PF00454,PF02260,PF08771,PF02259;~go_function: GO:0004674 - protein serine/threonine kinase activity [Evidence IEA];~go_function: GO:0005515 - protein binding [Evidence IEA];~go_function: GO:0016301 - kinase activity [Evidence IEA];~go_function: GO:0044877 - protein-containing complex binding [Evidence IEA]) yields the protein MAQAGPITDVTQRLFIELKSKNEDTRVRAAYELYENVLAISRDWAPEKFIEFYNAVSQRIAQLVVTGNDAHERIGGLLALDRLIDFEGVDNAQKTTRFASYLRSALRSSDNAVLVYAARALGRLAKPGGALTAELVESEIQSALEWLQSERQEGRRFAAVLVIRELAKGSPTLLYGFVPQIFELIWVALRDPKVLIRETAAEAVSECFEIIAARDMQVRQLWFARIYEEALLGLKSNNVDWIHGSLLVLKELLLKGAMFMNEHYRNACEIVLRLKDHRDPKIRTQVVLTIPILASYAPVDFTETYLHKFMVYLQAQLKKEKERNSAFIAIGKIANAVGVAIAQYLDGIILYIREGLSLKARNRATINEAPMFECISMLSLAVGQALSKYMESLLDPIFACGLSESLTQALVDMAHYIPPIKPTIQVKLLDMLSLILDGTPFRPLGCPESRLPPMPSFAKDFTPQELHSDVEIALALHTLGSFDFSGHILNEFVRDVAIHYVENDNSEIRKAAALTCCQLFVHDPIINQTSSHSIQVVSEVIDKLLTVGVGDPDPEIRRTVLLSLDRKFDRHLARPENIRCLFLAVNDEVFSVREASICIIGRLSSVNPAYVFPPLRKLLVNLLTGLGFANTARQKEESAQLISLFVSNATKLIRSYVDPMVTTLLPKATDVNHGVASTTLKAVGELASVGGSDMRAYLPQLMPIILDALQDLSSHAKREAALRTLGQISSNSGYVIEPYIDHPHLLAVLIGIIKTEQAGSLRKETIKVLGTLGALDPYKYQQISETAPDVHHINEVQTVSDVSLIMQGLAPSNEEYYPTVVIHTLLQNILRENSLQQYHSAVIDAIVTIFKTLGLKCVPFLGQIIPGFISVIRGSPGGRLESYFNQMAILVNIVKQHIRAFLPEIIEVVREFWDVSYQVQGTILSLVDAVAKSLEGEFKKYLASLVPPMLDTLEKDNTPRRQPSERILHSFLIFGPSGEEYMHLIVPSIVRLFDRAQNPPSIRKSAIDSLTKLSRQVNVSDFASLIVHSLSRVVAGNDRMLRQSAMDCICSLIFQLGQDFNHYIHLLNKVLKHHQVTHVNYQILVTKLQKGDPLPQDLNPDESYANLADDANYAEIGQKKMVVNQQHLKNAWDASQKSTREDWQEWIRRFSVELLKESPSPALRACASLAGIYQPLARDLFNAAFVSCWTELYDQYQEELVRSIEKALTSPNIPPEILQILLNLAEFMEHDDKALPIDIRTLGKYAAKCHAFAKALHYKELEFEQDQNSGAVEALITINNQLQQSDAAIGILRKAQAYRDVELKETWFEKLQRWEEALAAYKRREKIDPDSFGITMGKMRCLHALGEWKVLSDLAQEKWNQASLEHRKSIAPLAAAAAWGRGQWELMDSYLSVMKEQSPDRSFFGAILAIHRNQFDEAVMYIEKARNGLDTELSALLGESYNRAYNVVVRVQMLAELEEIITYKQNVGDPEKQDAMRQTWNRRLLGCQQNVEVWQRMLKVRALVTTPRENLDMWIKFANLCRKSNRMGLAERSLASLEMVLSDGSGGTRTISPPEVTYARLKFSWSSGRQREALQMLREFTGNLTEDFTRFNALVASQSEHNGINGVNGVNGITEGNHTDIMGLRDRVGDVNKFRRLLAKSYLRLGEWQTALQRGDWRPEHVREVLNAYSAATRYNRDSYKAWHSWALANFEVVTTIASQANKDGGSLALVPGHIVTEHVIPAIRGFLRSIGLSSTSSLQDTLRLLTLWFNHGGDQEVNSVVTEGFTAVNIDTWLAVTPQLIARINQPNFRVRSAVHRLLAEVGKTHPQALVYPLTVAMKSNVTRRSQSASNIMDSMRQHSATLVEQADLVSHELIRVAVLWHELWHEGLEEASRLYFGDHNVEGMFSTLAPLHEMLDKGAETLREVSFAQAFGRDLAEAKHYCMLYRETEEIGDLNQAWDLYYTVFRKISRQLPQLSTLDLKYVSPKLKDCVDLDLAVPGTYQSGRPIIRIISFDPILHVLQTKKRPRRMTLKGSDGSSYMYALKGHEDIRQDERVMQLFGLVNTLLDNDSESFKRHLTVQRFPAIPLSQNSGIIGWVTNSDTLHALIKEYRETRRILLNIEHRIMLQMAPDYDNLTLMQKVEVFGYAMDNTTGKDLYRVLWLKSKSSEAWLERRTNYTRSLGVMSMVGYILGLGDRHPSNLLLDRVTGKVVHIDFGDCFEVAMHREKYPERVPFRLTRMLTFAMEVSNIEGSYRITCEAVMRVIRENKDSLMAVLEAFIHDPLINWRLGIRESPDRMPFNTERRQSVVSGVNIEHGVQPSNFSRHRRPSILEGGILDAQEGVPNEAREAQNARALQVLGRVREKLTGHDFKPTEELNVSDQVDKLLAQATSVENICQHWIGWCSFW from the exons ATGGCGCAAGCAGGTCCGATCACGGACGTCACCCAAAGGCTCTTTATCGAGCTCAAGTCTAAGAACGAAGATACACGAGTCCGAGCTGCTTACGAGCTTTATGAAAACGTCCTTGCCATCTCAAGAG ACTGGGCGCCCGAGAAGTTTATCGAGTTCTATAACGCCGTTAGTCAACGCATCGCCCAACTCGTCGTCACCGGGAACGATGCGCACGAAAGAATCGGAGGTCTCCTCGCCCTTGATCGGTTAATAGATTTTGAAGGTGTGGATAATGCCCAGAAGACGACCAGATTTGCCAGCTATCTTCGAAGTGCGCTCCGCAGCAGCGATAATGCCGTCCTCGTCTACGCCGCGCGGGCACTTGGTCGGCTAGCAAAGCCCGGCGGTGCGCTCACTGCCGAACTCGTTGAAAGTGAAATACAATCGGCGCTGGAATGGCTTCAGTCCGAACGACAAGAAGGCCGGCGATTCGCTGCCGTGCTGGTTATTCGAGAACTGGCGAAAGGTTCCCCCACACTCCTTTATGGGTTCGTTCCTCAAATTTTCGAACTCATCTGGGTTGCTCTCAGGGACCCAAAAGTGCTCATTCGAGAGACTGCCGCTGAAGCAGTGAGCGAATGCTTTGAAATTATCGCTGCGCGAGATATGCAGGTTCGACAACTGTGGTTTGCGAGGATATACGAGGAAGCGCTTTTGGGCCTGAAGTCGAATAATGTGGATTGGATACATGGGTCACTCTTGGTCCTCAAGGAACTTCTTCTCAAGGGTGCTATGTTCATGAACGAGCATTATCGAAATGCATGCGAAATTGTCCTTCGTCTCAAGGACCACCGCGACCCCAAGATTCGGACGCAGGTCGTTCTCACGATTCCCATTCTCGCCTCTTATGCCCCCGTTGACTTCACCGAGACATACCTTCATAAATTCATGGTTTACCTACAGGCTCAgctgaagaaagaaaaagagcgaAATTCTGCTTTCATAGCTATTGGGAAGATCGCGAATGCCGTTGGTGTTGCCATTGCACAATATCTGGATGGTATTATTCTTTACATTCGGGAAGGACTTTCCTTGAAAGC GCGGAATCGGGCTACCATCAACGAAGCGCCGATGTTTGAATGTATCAGCATGCTGTCTCTAGCTGTGGGGCAGGCACTCAGCAAATACATGGAATCGCTCCTGGACCCCATCTTTGCTTGTGGATTGAGCGAATCTCTGACACAAGCTCTTGTTGACATGGCTCATTACATACCACCAATCAAGCCCACGATTCAAGTAAAGTTGCTTGATATGCTCAGTCTGATACTCGATGGCACCCCTTTTCGGCCTTTGGGATGTCCCGAGAGCAGGCTTCCTCCAATGCCTTCATTCGCCAAGGATTTCACTCCTCAGGAGCTACACTCTGATGTCGAAATCGCATTAGCCCTCCATACATTGGGAAGTTTCGATTTTTCTGGCCATATCCTCAATGAGTTCGTGCGCGACGTAGCTATCCATTACGTCGAGAACGACAACTCCGAGATTCGGAAGGCTGCCGCTCTTACCTGCTGTCAGCTATTTGTGCACGATCCAATCATTAATCAAACCAGTAGCCATTCCATACAGGTTGTCAGCGAAGTCATTGACAAACTACTGACCGTTGGCGTTGGGGACCCAGATCCCGAAATTCGACGTACCGTCTTATTATCACTTGATCGCAAGTTTGACCGACATCTCGCGCGGCCAGAAAACATTCGATGCCTCTTTTTAGCTGTGAATGACGAGGTGTTCTCTGTTAGAGAGGCCTCAATCTGCATAATTGGGCGCCTTTCCAGTGTCAACCCCGCCTATGTATTTCCACCATTACGAAAGTTGCTGGTGAACTTGCTCACTGGGCTTGGGTTTGCAAACACTGCGCGCCAGAAGGAGGAAAGTGCCCAGCTTATCAGCCTTTTCGTTTCAAACGCGACGAAACTCATAAGGTCATATGTGGATCCTATGGTTACAACTCTGCTACCGAAGGCAACTGATGTCAACCACGGTGTCGCCTCCACCACGCTCAAAGCTGTCGGGGAGCTTGCAAGTGTCGGGGGAAGTGATATGAGAGCGTATTTACCCCAACTTATGCCGATAATTCTTGATGCATTGCAAGATCTTTCTTCCCATGCCAAGAGAGAGGCGGCCCTACGAACGTTGGGCCAAATATCTAGCAACTCCGGCTACGTTATCGAACCCTATATCGATCACCCCCATCTCTTGGCGGTACTCATCGGAATTATCAAGACGGAGCAAGCAGGTTCGCTTCGCAAAGAGACGATCAAGGTTCTGGGAACCCTTGGTGCTTTGGACCCATACAAATACCAGCAAATAAGCGAAACAGCACCTGATGTTCACCATATCAACGAAGTACAAACAGTATCAGATGTTAGTCTCATCATGCAAGGACTTGCGCCGTCTAATGAAGAGTACTACCCAACTGTTGTGATCCACACCCTCTTGCAAAACATACTCCGTGAGAACTCCCTTCAACAATACCATTCCGCTGTCATCGATGCGATTGTCACCATTTTCAAGACCCTTGGCTTGAAATGTGTACCGTTCCTTGGTCAAATTATTCCAGGTTTTATCTCTGTCATTCGAGGTTCGCCTGGAGGACGACTTGAATCATATTTCAACCAAATGGCAATTCTTGTCAACATCGTGAAACAGCACATAAGAGCCTTCCTCCCTGAAATCATTGAGGTTGTTCGAGAGTTTTGGGATGTGTCGTATCAAGTCCAGGGGACCATTCTATCTCTCGTGGATGCGGTGGCCAAGTCCCTGGAGGGTGAATTCAAGAAATATCTTGCTAGTCTTGTTCCTCCAATGCTGGATACGCTTGAAAAGGATAACACCCCGCGCCGACAACCTTCAGAGAGGATCTTGCACAGCTTCCTAATATTTGGCCCCAGTGGCGAGGAGTATATGCATTTGATCGTCCCATCCATTGTGCGTCTATTCGATAGAGCTCAGAACCCACCGAGTATTAGGAAGTCCGCCATTGACAGTCTGACGAAACTCTCACGACAAGTGAATGTTTCCGACTTTGCATCCTTGATCGTCCACTCTCTGTCCCGAGTCGTTGCCGGCAACGACCGCATGCTGAGACAATCCGCCATGGACTGTATCTGCTCTTTGATATTCCAGCTTGGCCAAGACTTCAACCATTATATCCACTTGCTGAACAAGGTTTTGAAGCATCACCAGGTCACTCATGTCAATTATCAGATTCTAGTGACAAAGCTCCAAAAGGGAGATCCACTTCCCCAAGATCTTAACCCCGATGAGAGTTATGCGAACTTGGCAGATGACGCCAATTACGCCGAGATTGGCCAGAAGAAAATGGTAGTCAACCAGCAACATTTGAAGAACGCCTGGGATGCATCACAGAAGTCAACACGTGAGGACTGGCAGGAGTGGATTCGAAGATTCAGCGTGGAGCTCTTGAAGGAGTCACCTTCGCCAGCCCTACGTGCCTGCGCGAGCTTGGCGGGCATATACCAACCTCTCGCGAGAGACCTATTCAACGCCGCCTTTGTTTCTTGTTGGACAGAATTGTATGATCAATACCAGGAAGAGCTGGTACGATCAATTGAAAAGGCACTTACATCACCAAACATCCCCCCAGAAATTCTTCAaatccttctcaatctcgctGAATTTATGGAGCATGATGACAAAGCGTTACCGATTGACATCCGCACACTTGGCAAGTATGCGGCCAAATGCCATGCCTTTGCAAAGGCACTTCACTACAAGGAACTCGAGTTCGAGCAAGATCAGAATTCTGGAGCCGTGGAAGCCTTgatcaccatcaacaatcaactCCAACAGTCCGATGCCGCCATCGGTATTCTTAGAAAAGCCCAAGCGTATCGGGATGTCGAACTCAAAGAAACATGGTTCGAGAAACTTCAACGCTGGGAGGAGGCTCTTGCGGCTTATAAACGACGTGAGAAGATTGATCCGGACTCTTTCGGCATTACAATGGGTAAAATGCGTTGTCTACACGCCCTTGGAGAATGGAAGGTGCTGTCTGATTTGGCTCAGGAGAAATGGAACCAGGCTTCTCTTGAGCATCGGAAGTCCATCGCTCCTCTAGCTGCTGCGGCCGCATGGGGTCGAGGCCAGTGGGAATTGATGGACTCGTACCTGAGTGTCATGAAGGAACAATCTCCTGACCGTTCATTCTTCGGTGCCATCTTGGCGATTCATCGTAACCAGTTCGACGAAGCGGTTATGTACATCGAAAAGGCGCGAAATGGTCTTGACACCGAGCTCTCCGCACTTCTTGGAGAATCGTACAACCGCGCATATAACGTGGTCGTCCGCGTGCAAATGCTTGCCGAGCTTGAGGAGATCATCACATACAAACAAAATGTAGGTGACCCGGAGAAGCAAGACGCCATGCGCCAGACCTGGAACAGACGACTCCTTGGCTGTCAACAGAACGTGGAGGTCTGGCAACGCATGCTCAAGGTCAGAGCACTCGTCACCACACCCCGAGAGAACCTGGACATGTGGATCAAGTTTGCAAACCTTTGCCGCAAATCTAACCGCATGGGCCTTGCCGAACGATCTCTAGCGTCGTTGGAGATGGTTCTCTCTgatggcagcggcggcacACGCACTATCTCTCCGCCAGAAGTTACATATGCTCGTTTGAAGTTTAGCTGGTCCAGTGGTCGTCAACGCGAGGCCCTTCAAATGCTCAGAGAGTTCACTGGGAACCTTACCGAAGATTTTACACGTTTCAATGCACTTGTCGCCTCGCAATCCGAACATAATGGTATCAATGGCGTCAACGGAGTCAACGGTATTACCGAAGGAAATCACACCGATATCATGGGCCTCAGAGATCGCGTTGGTGACGTTAACAAGTTCCGAAGGCTCCTCGCCAAAAGCTACCTTAGGCTTGGTGAGTGGCAGACCGCCTTGCAACGAGGAGACTGGCGACCAGAGCATGTCCGTGAAGTGCTCAATGCATACTCGGCAGCTACTAGATACAACCGCGATTCTTACAAAGCCTGGCACTCATGGGCCCTGGCGAATTTCGAGGTCGTTACAACAATTGCGAGCCAAGCGAACAAGGATGGTGGAAGTTTGGCACTGGTTCCAGGTCATATTGTAACAGAACATGTGATTCCTGCTATCCGTGGCTTCCTCAGATCTATTGGGctatcatcaacatcctctctACAGGACACCTTACGGCTGCTTACCCTTTGGTTCAACCATGGGGGTGACCAGGAAGTAAACTCTGTTGTTACAGAGGGATTTACTGCTGTGAATATCGATACATGGCTTGCGGTCACGCCACAACTTATCGCTCGTATCAACCAGCCCAACTTTAGAGTTCGAAGCGCTGTTCATCGCCTGCTAGCCGAAGTCGGCAAGACACACCCTCAGGCTCTCGTGTATCCCCTGACGGTTGCAATGAAATCTAATGTTACTCGACGATCACAGTCCGCAAGCAATATCATGGATAGCATGCGGCAACATAGCGCTACCCTTGTTGAACAAGCGGACCTTGTAAGCCACGAACTTATCAGAGTCGCTGTCTTATGGCACGAGCTCTGGCACGAGGGACTGGAAGAAGCGTCACGACTTTATTTCGGCGACCATAATGTGGAAGGGATGTTTTCAACTCTTGCTCCGCTCCACGAAATGCTTGACAAGGGTGCTGAGACCCTGCGTGAGGTATCGTTTGCCCAGGCATTCGGGCGCGACCTTGCGGAGGCGAAGCACTACTGCATGCTCTACCGCGAGACCGAGGAAATTGGTGATTTGAACCAGGCGTGGGATCTGTATTACACCGTTTTCCGCAAGATCAGTCGACAGCTACCGCAGCTATCGACACTTGATCTCAAATACGTCTCGCCCAAGCTCAAGGATTGCGTGGACCTTGATCTCGCTGTCCCTGGTACCTACCAAAGCGGCAGACCTATTATTCGCATTATCAGTTTCGATCCAATCCTACATGTTCTCCAAACGAAGAAGCGGCCACGACGGATGACATTAAAGGGCAGCGATGGAAGCTCCTATATGTATGCACTGAAAGGTCATGAAGATATCAGACAGGATGAGAGAGTTATGCAATTGTTTGGGCTAGTCAACACTCTCCTGGACAACGATAGTGAGAGTTTCAAGCGACATTTGACAGTACAGCGATTCCCTGCCATTCCACTCTCTCAGAACTCTGGTATCATCGGTTGGGTGACGAACAGCGACACCTTGCACGCCTTGATCAAGGAGTACCGAGAAACACGACGCATTCTCCTCAATATCGAGCATAGGATTATGCTGCAGATGGCTCCAGACTACGATAACTTGACGCTTATGCAGAAGGTTGAAGTCTTTGGATATGCCATGGACAACACCACCGGGAAGGATCTATACCGTGTTCTGTGGTTGAAGAGTAAGAGTTCTGAGGCCTGGCTTGAGCGACGAACCAACTACACTCGGTCGCTCGGTGTCATGTCCATGGTCGGATACATCCTTGGCTTGGGCGACCGCCACCCGTccaatcttcttctggacCGGGTGACTGGAAAGGTGGTTCACATCGATTTTGGTGACTGCTTTGAGGTTGCGATGCATCGGGAGAAGTATCCGGAGCGCGTGCCATTCCGTCTCACCCGTATGTTGACCTTTGCGATGGAAGTTAGCAATATCGAAGGTAGCTATAGGATCACTTGCGAGGCTGTCATGCGCGTGATCCGCGAGAATAAGGACTCACTGATGGCTGTTCTGGAGGCT TTCATCCACGACCCCCTAATTAACTGGCGTCTCGGAATCCGGGAGTCTCCTGATCGAATGCCATTCAACACGGAGCGACGCCAATCGGTCGTCTCTGGCGTCAATATTGAACATGGCGTTCAGCCGAGCAACTTCTCCCGCCACCGTCGACCTTCGATTCTTGAAGGCGGCATCCTCGATGCCCAAGAGGGCGTCCCCAATGAAGCACGCGAGGCACAGAATGCGAGAGCGCTGCAGGTGCTTGGGCGTGTCCGGGAGAAACTGACGGGTCATGACTTCAAGCCCACCGAGGAGCTCAATGTGAGCGACCAAGTTGACAAGCTTCTTGCACAGGCGACGAGCGTGGAGAATATTTGTCAACATTGGATTGGATGGTGCAGTTTCTGGTGA
- a CDS encoding putative NAD binding Rossmann fold oxidoreductase (COG:G;~EggNog:ENOG410PKMR;~InterPro:IPR004104,IPR000683,IPR036291;~PFAM:PF02894,PF01408;~go_function: GO:0016491 - oxidoreductase activity [Evidence IEA]), with product MTAQRLKIGCAGLGRMGKRHALNFLERTPRAELVAASTPDDTEIEWAKVHLAPYGVKLYKNYDDMLKQEGLEAVVVASATAVHAEQAIKAINAEKHVLCEKPLSTSVEISQSVLDAANAKPHLKVMCGFSRRFDASYRDAYNKISSGALGNPSVIRSQTCDKLDPTGFFVAYAEFSGGIFVDCSIHDIDLTLWFFGQESKVRSVSAVGITAVEPDLRKHNDRDNAVGLVEFYDGKMAYFYASRMMAAGQEDTSEFIGTKGKVTVNAQPQLNLVQTFDAGGIKKEIPQHYYDRFEYAFVTEANEFTASVLENTTVPLKLDGAVQAVRIGAALQESLITGEKIFFDESGNRVPKANL from the exons ATGACTGCCCAACGCCTCAAAATCGGTTGCGCCGGCCTCGGCCGCATGGGCAAGCGCCAcgccctcaacttcctggaGCGCACTCCCCGCGCGGAGctcgtcgccgccagcacCCCGGACGACACTGAGATCGAATGGGCCAAGGTCCACCTTGCTCCCTACGGAGTCAAGCTCTACAAGAACTACGACGATATGCTGAAGCAGGAGGGCCTGGAAGCCGTCGTTGTCGCATCTGCCACAGCCGTGCACGCCGAGCaagccatcaaggccatcaaTGCCGAGAAGCACGTTCTCTGCGAGAAGCCGCTGTCAACCAGCGTTGAAATT TCCCAATCCGTCCTCGACGCCGCCAATGCAAAGCCTCACCTCAAAGTCATGTGCGGTTTCTCCCGCCGCTTCGACGCCTCCTACCGCGACGCCTACAACAAAATATCCTCCGGCGCCCTAGGCAACCCCAGCGTCATCCGTAGCCAGACCTGCGACAAGCTCGATCCAACAGGGTTCTTCGTCGCGTATGCCGAGTTCTCCGGCGGTATCTTTGTCGACTGCTCCATCCACGACATCGACCTGACGCTCTGGTTCTTCGGACAAGAGTCCAAGGTGCGCTCTGTCTCTGCAGTCGGAATCACAGCCGTCGAGCCGGACCTGCGCAAGCATAACGACCGCGACAACGCCGTTGGTCTGGTTGAGTTCTACGACGGGAAGATGGCCTACTTCTATGCTTCTCGCATGATGGCCGCAGGCCAGGAAGACACGAGTGAGTTCATTGGAACAAAGGGCAAGGTCACAGTGAATGCGCAGCCGCAGTTGAACCTGGTCCAGACGTTCGATGCAGGCGGTATCAAGAAAGAGATCCCACAGCACTACTATGACCGCTTCGAGTATGCGTTTGTGACGGAGGCGAACGAGTTCACGGCCTCGGTGTTGGAGAACACGACTGTGCCCCTGAAGCTGGATGGTGCTGTCCAAGCTGTACGCATTGGTGCTGCGCTGCAGGAATCCCTTATAACgggggagaagatcttcttcgatgAGAGTGGGAACCGGGTCCCGAAGGCGAACCTGTGA